In Marinobacter antarcticus, one genomic interval encodes:
- a CDS encoding c-type cytochrome, giving the protein MKRVLAVVLLGFGITAGAVMASVEDEIRARIQPVGEVCLQGDACGEAAAVTETASSGPRSGSEVYGAVCMACHTTGAAGAPVIGDAGAWAPRIDQGIETLITHALNGFNAMPAKGGCASCPDEEIQAAVEHMVAESK; this is encoded by the coding sequence TTGTATTGCTCGGTTTTGGCATCACTGCCGGCGCCGTTATGGCAAGTGTTGAAGACGAAATCCGTGCGCGTATCCAGCCGGTCGGTGAAGTATGCCTGCAGGGTGATGCGTGTGGTGAGGCCGCAGCAGTTACTGAAACAGCCAGCTCCGGACCTCGTTCCGGCAGCGAAGTTTACGGTGCCGTGTGCATGGCATGTCATACCACAGGCGCTGCTGGCGCACCGGTAATCGGTGATGCTGGAGCCTGGGCTCCTCGCATCGACCAGGGCATAGAAACCCTGATCACTCACGCCCTCAATGGCTTCAACGCTATGCCCGCCAAGGGCGGTTGCGCCAGCTGCCCGGATGAGGAAATCCAGGCTGCAGTGGAGCACATGGTGGCAGAGAGCAAGTAA